The following coding sequences are from one Pseudomonas mendocina window:
- a CDS encoding alginate biosynthesis protein Alg44, which produces MNSVANLNVVHESEAQRQHARVKLPGRLRYTNAQRERIDARLQDVSAGGFSFTSENTTHKVGDFHRGQLQFQLDSLVLGLDVEFQVSSVQPEHNRVGCQFHNLGAREVAALRHLISSHLAGELVNVGEVLHILQRDNFTKARKNGSGGGMGVFGRLRAVAFSGAIFVVGLAAFGYIGKSIYGLYFVTHAQSAQVSLPALQVTMPREGSVQSLVQPDGVIEKGAPIATFTTSMLEMLKGHLGDDQLEPSQIEALFAREMQGTLTSPCNCKVARQLVADGQFASKGDVIFELVPQDGVASVSASFPYRHLEQARPGTPVSFRVAGENESRRGEIISSNLHEGGLSSDIRVQIKPDDLLPASLAGQPVEVVIDRGPSLSWLVDRAVAAGR; this is translated from the coding sequence ATGAACTCCGTCGCCAATCTCAACGTCGTCCATGAGTCCGAAGCCCAGCGCCAGCACGCCCGCGTCAAGCTGCCTGGGCGCCTGCGTTACACCAATGCCCAGCGCGAACGCATCGATGCGCGCCTGCAGGATGTGTCTGCCGGCGGCTTCAGCTTCACCAGCGAGAACACCACGCACAAGGTCGGCGATTTCCATCGCGGCCAGCTGCAGTTCCAGCTCGACAGCCTGGTGCTGGGGCTGGATGTGGAATTTCAGGTCAGCTCGGTACAACCGGAGCACAACCGCGTCGGCTGCCAGTTCCACAACCTCGGCGCCCGCGAGGTCGCGGCCCTGCGCCATCTGATCAGCAGCCACCTGGCCGGTGAGCTGGTCAACGTCGGCGAGGTGCTGCACATCCTGCAACGCGACAACTTCACCAAGGCGCGCAAGAACGGTTCCGGCGGCGGTATGGGCGTGTTCGGCCGCCTGCGTGCGGTGGCGTTCAGCGGCGCGATCTTCGTCGTCGGCCTGGCCGCCTTCGGTTACATCGGCAAGTCGATCTACGGACTGTACTTCGTCACCCACGCACAATCGGCACAGGTCAGCCTGCCCGCACTGCAAGTGACCATGCCGCGCGAAGGCAGCGTGCAGAGCCTGGTGCAGCCCGATGGCGTGATCGAGAAAGGCGCGCCCATCGCCACCTTCACCACCAGCATGCTGGAAATGCTCAAGGGCCACCTCGGTGACGACCAGCTCGAACCGAGCCAGATCGAAGCGCTGTTCGCCCGCGAAATGCAGGGCACCCTGACCAGCCCGTGCAACTGCAAGGTCGCCCGCCAACTGGTGGCCGACGGTCAGTTCGCCAGCAAGGGCGACGTGATCTTCGAACTAGTACCGCAGGACGGCGTCGCCAGCGTCAGCGCCAGCTTCCCCTACCGCCATCTGGAACAAGCGCGCCCCGGCACGCCGGTGAGCTTCCGTGTGGCCGGCGAGAACGAAAGCCGCCGTGGCGAGATCATCAGCAGCAACCTGCACGAGGGCGGGCTGTCCTCGGACATCCGTGTACAGATCAAGCCCGACGACCTGCTGCCAGCCAGCCTCGCCGGGCAGCCGGTGGAAGTGGTGATCGATCGCGGCCCGTCGCTGAGCTGGCTGGTCGACCGCGCCGTCGCGGCTGGCCGCTAA
- a CDS encoding alginate O-acetyltransferase yields MRVSQLKTLALAVTCAAFGSSLQAQERQAPQYQVEDCCSLCPAAHDASRYTTNYMKNFVTLLDADEGWLFRSVEDLRTEFGTTEVGYQRLKELRDGLKQRGVELVVVYQPTRGLVNRSKLRPADYERFDYDTALHNYRQALTRFEQLGIWVPDLTPLTDEDSDQEFYFRRDQHWTPYGAERTARLVAETVKRIPGFADIPQKEFVTERIGLMGKTGTMQNVASQLCGTGYAVQYVDQFSTEPKDASAGDALFGDDASPRVALVGTSHSGKNYNFGGFLEQYLGTDVLNAAFPGGGLEGAMLEYLASDSFQNDPPQILIWEFSPLYDLASDKIHRQLMASLNNGCSGQREVLANETRLRPGSNEVLVNGENKLLNLAGNRHQLDLRFSDPSVKRVDATIWYLNGQREKLKLEKPNTVDTDGRFAVELRDEPGWGEQNFFALEIEKPEDSADDLKVQASLCQRPNGANQQVAQHHAGD; encoded by the coding sequence ATGCGCGTATCCCAACTCAAGACCCTCGCCCTGGCGGTGACCTGCGCCGCCTTCGGCAGCAGCCTGCAAGCCCAGGAGCGCCAGGCGCCGCAGTACCAGGTCGAAGACTGCTGCTCGCTGTGCCCGGCGGCGCACGATGCCAGCCGCTACACCACCAACTACATGAAGAACTTCGTCACCCTGCTCGATGCCGACGAGGGCTGGCTGTTCCGCAGTGTCGAAGACCTGCGTACCGAGTTCGGCACCACGGAGGTCGGCTACCAGCGCCTCAAGGAACTGCGCGACGGCCTCAAGCAGCGCGGCGTGGAACTGGTGGTGGTCTATCAACCGACCCGCGGCCTGGTCAATCGCAGCAAGCTACGCCCGGCCGACTACGAGCGCTTCGACTACGACACGGCGCTGCACAACTATCGCCAGGCGTTGACGCGCTTCGAACAGCTGGGCATCTGGGTGCCGGATCTGACCCCGCTGACCGACGAGGACAGCGACCAGGAGTTCTACTTCCGCCGCGACCAGCACTGGACGCCCTACGGCGCCGAGCGCACCGCGCGCCTGGTGGCCGAAACCGTCAAACGCATCCCTGGCTTCGCCGACATTCCACAGAAGGAATTCGTCACCGAACGCATTGGCCTGATGGGCAAGACCGGAACCATGCAGAACGTCGCCAGCCAGCTGTGCGGCACCGGTTATGCGGTGCAGTACGTCGATCAGTTCAGCACCGAGCCGAAGGACGCCAGCGCTGGCGACGCGCTGTTCGGCGACGACGCCAGCCCGCGTGTTGCCCTGGTCGGCACCAGCCACAGCGGCAAGAATTACAACTTCGGTGGCTTCCTCGAACAGTACCTGGGCACCGACGTGCTCAACGCCGCCTTCCCCGGCGGTGGCCTGGAAGGCGCGATGCTCGAATACCTGGCCAGCGACTCGTTCCAGAACGACCCGCCGCAGATTCTCATCTGGGAATTCTCGCCGCTCTACGACCTGGCCTCGGACAAGATCCACCGCCAGTTGATGGCCAGCCTGAACAACGGCTGCAGCGGCCAGCGCGAAGTGCTCGCCAACGAAACACGCCTGCGCCCCGGCAGCAACGAGGTGCTGGTCAACGGTGAGAACAAGCTGCTGAACCTGGCCGGCAACCGCCACCAGCTCGACCTGCGCTTCAGTGATCCATCGGTCAAACGCGTCGACGCCACCATCTGGTACCTCAACGGCCAGCGCGAAAAGCTCAAGTTGGAGAAACCCAATACCGTCGACACCGATGGCCGCTTCGCCGTGGAACTTCGCGACGAACCGGGCTGGGGCGAGCAGAACTTCTTCGCTCTGGAAATCGAAAAGCCCGAAGACAGCGCCGATGACCTGAAGGTACAGGCCAGCCTGTGCCAGCGTCCGAACGGCGCCAATCAGCAAGTCGCCCAGCACCATGCGGGCGATTGA
- the yaaA gene encoding peroxide stress protein YaaA: MLMVISPAKTLDYETPPATPRFTQPEHLDHAQELIAQLRDFSPAQIAELMGLSDKLAGLNAARFGSWERPFNPSNAKQALLAFKGDVYTGLNAEDFSEDDFDFAQSHLRMLSGLYGVLRPLDLMQAYRLEMGTKLVNGRGKDLYAFWGERISGWLNEALAAQGDDVLLNLASNEYFGAVKRKALNARIIDTEFKDLKNGQYKIISFYAKKARGLMARYVIKERLTNPDGLKDFNYQGYRYSAEHSKTDSLVFLRDQPQD; the protein is encoded by the coding sequence ATGTTGATGGTGATTTCACCGGCCAAGACCCTCGATTACGAGACCCCGCCAGCCACCCCGCGCTTCACCCAACCCGAACACCTCGACCACGCGCAGGAACTGATCGCCCAACTGCGCGACTTCAGCCCTGCGCAGATCGCCGAGCTGATGGGCCTGTCGGACAAGCTCGCCGGCCTCAACGCCGCGCGCTTCGGCAGTTGGGAGCGACCGTTCAACCCGTCCAACGCCAAACAGGCGCTGCTGGCGTTCAAGGGCGACGTCTACACCGGCCTGAACGCCGAGGATTTTTCCGAGGACGACTTCGATTTCGCCCAGAGCCACCTGCGCATGCTCTCCGGCCTCTATGGCGTGCTGCGCCCGCTGGATCTGATGCAGGCCTATCGCCTGGAAATGGGCACCAAGCTGGTCAACGGTCGTGGCAAGGATCTGTACGCCTTCTGGGGCGAGCGCATCAGCGGCTGGCTGAATGAAGCGCTGGCTGCGCAGGGCGACGACGTGTTGCTCAACCTCGCCTCCAACGAGTACTTCGGTGCGGTCAAGCGCAAGGCACTGAACGCGCGGATCATCGACACCGAGTTCAAGGATCTGAAGAACGGCCAGTACAAGATCATCAGCTTCTACGCCAAGAAGGCCCGCGGCCTGATGGCGCGCTACGTGATCAAGGAGCGCCTGACCAACCCCGACGGTCTGAAGGACTTCAACTATCAGGGTTACCGCTACTCGGCCGAGCACTCCAAGACCGATAGTCTGGTTTTTCTGCGCGACCAGCCGCAGGACTGA
- a CDS encoding alginate export family protein, whose protein sequence is MQLNRIVSQLGLSASLLAASAAWAADAPKHFGLDVKITAQSEDDRDLGTRDGGDVNGIGLDLRPWAYGERGDWSAFAMGQAVTATDTIETDPLQDDGEDSSQRSDARQPDKNYLAMREFWVDYAGLTAYPGEHLRVGRQRLRSDEGTWWDTNIEAINWRFDTTLLQATVGVAERFSDYRTDLDDLAPEDEDRQHFFAGLDYQWTPGHRIGAKLHHSRDDGHLANQGERVDELSKRYTGDLTWFGLHADGGFFERNSRNRLNYWAQLTWLQGDTDQLQQQVVGNERIATGSRSQDVDAWAMDLGLRYSLDDNWKIGAAYARGSGGGDEGKSRQFMQTGLHSNRANFTGVESRLHRYGEAFRGELSNLQVASAFSSWQLGEDYDASVVYHRFWRVDGDQDVGDSGITAPLVAGEKDIGQEVDLVLTRYFKQGLLPASVAEQLDDRSALVRLRAGVFLPGDAYGSGTDSVMHRAFVDFIWRF, encoded by the coding sequence ATGCAGCTAAACCGTATCGTTAGTCAGCTCGGGCTGAGTGCCAGCCTGCTGGCAGCCAGCGCCGCCTGGGCGGCGGATGCGCCGAAGCACTTCGGCCTGGATGTGAAGATCACCGCGCAATCGGAAGACGACCGCGACCTCGGCACCCGCGACGGTGGCGATGTCAACGGTATCGGTCTCGACCTGCGCCCGTGGGCCTACGGCGAACGCGGCGACTGGAGCGCATTCGCCATGGGCCAGGCGGTTACCGCCACCGACACCATCGAAACCGACCCGCTGCAGGACGATGGCGAAGACAGCAGCCAGCGCAGCGACGCGCGCCAGCCGGACAAGAACTACCTGGCCATGCGCGAGTTCTGGGTCGACTACGCCGGCCTCACCGCCTACCCCGGCGAGCACCTGCGCGTCGGTCGCCAACGCCTGCGCAGTGACGAAGGCACCTGGTGGGACACCAACATCGAGGCCATCAACTGGCGCTTCGATACCACCCTGCTGCAGGCCACGGTCGGCGTTGCCGAGCGGTTCTCCGACTACCGCACCGACCTCGACGACCTGGCGCCCGAGGACGAAGACCGCCAGCACTTCTTTGCCGGCCTCGACTACCAGTGGACGCCCGGCCACCGCATCGGCGCCAAGCTGCACCACAGCCGTGACGACGGCCACCTGGCCAATCAGGGCGAGCGCGTCGACGAACTGAGCAAGCGCTACACCGGTGACCTGACCTGGTTCGGCCTGCACGCCGATGGCGGCTTCTTCGAGCGTAATTCGCGCAACCGTCTCAACTACTGGGCGCAGCTGACCTGGCTGCAGGGCGACACCGACCAGTTGCAGCAACAAGTGGTCGGCAACGAACGCATCGCCACCGGCTCGCGCAGCCAGGACGTGGATGCCTGGGCGATGGATCTGGGCCTGCGCTACAGCCTCGACGACAACTGGAAGATTGGCGCCGCCTACGCCCGTGGCAGCGGCGGTGGTGACGAAGGCAAGTCGCGGCAGTTCATGCAGACCGGCCTGCACAGCAACCGGGCCAACTTCACCGGCGTCGAATCGCGCCTGCACCGCTACGGCGAGGCCTTTCGCGGTGAGCTGTCCAACCTGCAGGTGGCCAGCGCGTTCAGTTCCTGGCAGTTGGGCGAGGACTACGACGCCAGCGTCGTCTATCACCGTTTCTGGCGCGTCGATGGCGACCAGGATGTCGGCGACAGCGGCATCACCGCACCGCTGGTGGCTGGCGAGAAAGACATCGGCCAGGAAGTCGACCTGGTGCTGACCCGCTATTTCAAGCAGGGCCTGCTGCCGGCCTCGGTGGCCGAACAACTCGACGACCGCTCGGCGCTGGTGCGCCTGCGCGCCGGCGTGTTCCTGCCCGGCGACGCCTATGGCAGCGGTACCGACTCGGTGATGCACCGCGCCTTCGTCGACTTCATCTGGCGCTTCTGA
- the algK gene encoding alginate biosynthesis TPR repeat lipoprotein AlgK, with protein sequence MSMPLLRPALLGLAVSATLAGCTGLPDQRLAREALQSGDQQTAEWHFRQLAEMGYSDAQIGLADIYAANGQTQDLDEAERIYRQALDGSPRAEARLGKLLARKPGSTLAERQEAAELLESAARAREPSALLPLTELYLFYPQDFPAMNLAQRIQDWRQQGLPQAELAQILLYRTDGTYDQHLGEIERICQARLASNDACYAELATVYQKQNREDDREALIEQLLTGYRAGNVSPNQVDSVAQVLSDPELGQPQPQRAQELLEAIAPSYPAAWVSLARLLYDYPAQGDTETLLGYLDKGREAALPRAELLLGRLYYEGKLLPQEPKKAEEHLRKAAPSEPSANYYLGQIYLRGHLGEVYAQQALDHLLSAARAGQLSADFALAQMFSQGRGVKPNPVNAYVFSQLALPRNTPPTFELAHEVAESLTPAQLAEGQRLLREERNARGIVLQQQAALQVSQP encoded by the coding sequence GTGAGCATGCCCCTTCTTCGTCCTGCCCTGCTGGGCCTCGCCGTCAGCGCCACGCTGGCCGGTTGCACCGGTCTGCCGGATCAGCGCCTGGCCCGCGAAGCCCTGCAGAGCGGCGACCAGCAGACCGCCGAGTGGCATTTCCGCCAGCTTGCCGAGATGGGTTACAGCGACGCACAGATCGGCCTGGCCGACATCTACGCCGCCAATGGCCAGACCCAGGATCTGGATGAGGCCGAGCGCATCTACCGCCAGGCCCTGGACGGCTCGCCGCGTGCCGAAGCACGCCTCGGCAAGCTGCTGGCGCGCAAGCCCGGCAGCACCCTGGCCGAACGCCAGGAGGCCGCCGAGCTGCTGGAGAGCGCAGCCCGCGCCCGCGAGCCCAGTGCGCTGCTGCCGCTGACCGAACTCTACCTGTTCTACCCACAGGACTTTCCCGCCATGAACCTCGCGCAACGTATCCAAGACTGGCGCCAGCAGGGTCTGCCACAGGCAGAACTGGCGCAGATTCTCCTGTACCGCACCGACGGCACCTACGACCAGCACCTGGGCGAGATCGAGCGCATCTGCCAGGCGCGCCTGGCCAGCAACGACGCCTGCTACGCCGAGCTGGCGACGGTGTACCAGAAGCAGAACCGCGAAGACGACCGCGAAGCGCTGATCGAGCAACTGCTGACTGGCTACCGCGCCGGCAACGTCTCGCCCAACCAGGTCGACTCCGTGGCCCAAGTACTCAGCGACCCGGAGCTGGGCCAGCCGCAACCACAGCGCGCGCAGGAGCTGCTCGAAGCCATCGCACCGAGCTATCCCGCCGCCTGGGTAAGCCTGGCGCGCCTGCTCTACGACTACCCGGCACAGGGCGATACCGAGACCCTGCTCGGCTATCTGGACAAGGGCCGTGAGGCCGCTCTGCCACGCGCCGAGCTGCTGCTCGGGCGTCTCTACTACGAAGGCAAGCTGCTGCCGCAGGAGCCGAAGAAAGCCGAGGAGCACCTGCGCAAGGCCGCGCCCAGCGAGCCCAGCGCCAATTACTACCTGGGGCAGATCTACCTGCGCGGTCACCTCGGCGAAGTCTATGCCCAGCAGGCACTCGACCACCTGCTCAGCGCCGCCCGCGCCGGCCAGCTCAGCGCCGACTTCGCCCTGGCGCAGATGTTCAGCCAGGGCCGTGGGGTCAAACCCAACCCGGTCAATGCCTACGTATTCAGCCAACTGGCCCTGCCCCGCAACACGCCGCCGACCTTCGAGTTGGCGCACGAGGTGGCCGAGAGCCTGACCCCGGCGCAACTGGCCGAAGGCCAACGCCTGCTGCGCGAAGAGCGCAATGCACGCGGCATCGTCCTGCAGCAGCAGGCCGCTCTGCAGGTCAGCCAGCCATGA
- a CDS encoding glycosyltransferase family 2 protein — MDKLKNGLNQASGWLLYLSLLMLLALALPRSVFDPEARDFLLLIGIVGIWRYSMGALHFVRGCLFLYLVYPWYRRKVKKLGKDADPSHVYLLVTSFRIEALTTAMVYRSVIREAIDCGYPCTVVCSIVELSDELLIKNLWAQAEPPAHVTLDIVRIPGTGKRDGLAHGFRAISRQMPDRDAVVAVIDGDTVLEPDVVTKTVPWFKLFPNVGGLTTNEFCEVRGSYLMSEWHKLRFAQRHLNMCSMALSKRVLTMTGRMSVFRASVVTDPEFIRDVESDHLEHWRLGRFQFLTGDDKSSWYSLMRLGYDTFYVPDAAINTVEHPPEKSFVKASRKLMFRWYGNNLRQNSRALRLGMNRLGAFTSLVLFDQRVSMWTCLLGLCVAIIASIKYSVMYLLIYLLWIGITRLILTLLLMLSGHRIGPAYPALLYYNQIVGALVKIYVFFRLDQQSWTRQNTKLNRGLSSFANWFNSWSSRAMTFSAASVFIAALLALV; from the coding sequence ATGGACAAGCTCAAGAACGGCCTCAATCAAGCCAGCGGCTGGCTGCTCTACCTCAGCCTGCTGATGCTTCTGGCACTGGCCCTGCCACGTTCGGTGTTCGACCCCGAAGCGCGGGACTTCCTCCTGCTCATCGGCATCGTCGGCATCTGGCGCTATTCCATGGGCGCCCTGCACTTCGTGCGCGGCTGCCTGTTCCTTTACCTGGTGTACCCCTGGTATCGCCGCAAGGTGAAAAAACTCGGCAAGGACGCCGACCCCTCTCATGTGTATCTGCTGGTCACCAGCTTTCGCATCGAAGCGCTGACCACCGCCATGGTCTACCGCTCGGTGATCCGCGAGGCCATCGACTGCGGCTACCCATGCACCGTGGTGTGCTCGATCGTCGAGCTCTCCGACGAGCTGCTGATCAAGAACCTCTGGGCTCAGGCCGAGCCGCCGGCGCACGTCACCCTGGATATCGTGCGTATCCCCGGCACCGGCAAGCGTGACGGCCTGGCCCATGGTTTTCGCGCCATCTCGCGGCAGATGCCGGATCGCGATGCGGTGGTAGCGGTGATCGACGGCGACACCGTGCTCGAGCCGGACGTGGTGACCAAGACCGTGCCCTGGTTCAAGCTCTTCCCCAATGTCGGCGGGCTGACCACCAACGAGTTCTGCGAGGTGCGCGGCAGCTACCTGATGAGCGAATGGCACAAGCTGCGCTTCGCCCAGCGCCACCTCAACATGTGCTCGATGGCACTGAGCAAGCGCGTGCTGACCATGACCGGGCGCATGTCGGTGTTCCGCGCCAGCGTGGTCACCGACCCCGAGTTCATCCGCGACGTGGAAAGCGATCACCTGGAGCACTGGCGCCTGGGTCGCTTCCAGTTCCTCACCGGTGACGATAAGTCCAGCTGGTACAGCCTGATGCGCCTGGGCTACGACACCTTCTACGTACCGGATGCCGCCATCAACACGGTCGAGCACCCGCCGGAGAAGAGCTTCGTCAAGGCCAGCCGCAAGCTGATGTTCCGCTGGTACGGCAACAACCTGCGGCAGAACTCGCGCGCCCTGCGTCTGGGCATGAACCGCCTCGGCGCGTTCACCAGCCTGGTGCTGTTCGACCAGCGCGTATCGATGTGGACCTGCCTGCTCGGCCTGTGCGTGGCAATCATCGCCAGCATCAAGTACAGCGTGATGTACCTGCTGATCTACCTGCTGTGGATCGGCATCACGCGCCTGATCCTGACGCTGCTGCTGATGCTCTCCGGGCACCGCATCGGCCCGGCCTACCCGGCCCTGCTCTATTACAACCAGATCGTCGGCGCGCTGGTGAAGATCTACGTGTTCTTCCGCCTCGATCAACAGTCCTGGACGCGCCAGAACACCAAGCTCAACCGCGGCCTGTCCAGCTTCGCCAACTGGTTCAACAGCTGGTCGTCGCGCGCCATGACCTTCTCTGCCGCCTCTGTCTTCATCGCCGCGCTGCTGGCGCTGGTGTGA
- the algG gene encoding mannuronan 5-epimerase AlgG has product MQPNGLALPLLLSAMCLAAPLAQANPQEHQFDYRVRSAPAAELHMEAPALPDLSGYTKEAVLAKIPQGNKGKVVVRRMLRQDALKDFTGGNERLREWIQRQQGMPMAIFIEGGLVTAQDIAKALPDSQFAEQEDGVYLARLPIVVAEGAALHVGKDTRELRLSQERGAFLVNDGLMFITDTRVTAWREADNGPATMRDEGKEFRPFLVSWGGSELYIASSVLTSLGYDNSKSYGVSITQYTPSMHERLKRDEPTGWLIDSEFVDHWYGFYCYEAQNVVIKGNTYRDNIVYGIDPHDRSHGLIIAENTVFGTKKKHGIIISREVNDSWIINNESYDNKLSGVVIDRSSERNLIAYNRVHGNHADGITLYESGDNLLWGNQVMRNQRHGIRIRNSENIRLYENLSALNQLTGIYGHIRDLSDTDRDLDLDPFDAKISMIIVGGTLAGNGSSPINIDSPLSVELYRVKMLAPRKSSGIQLAGILGEKQDEILDLMVRQRQPVLIDPIEPEQMTN; this is encoded by the coding sequence ATGCAACCCAACGGCTTAGCCCTACCCCTGCTGCTCAGCGCGATGTGTCTCGCCGCGCCACTGGCCCAGGCCAACCCGCAGGAACACCAGTTCGACTACCGCGTGCGTAGCGCCCCGGCCGCCGAACTGCACATGGAGGCGCCCGCGCTGCCGGATCTGTCCGGCTACACCAAGGAAGCGGTGCTGGCCAAGATTCCGCAAGGCAACAAGGGCAAGGTGGTGGTGCGGCGCATGCTGCGCCAGGACGCCCTGAAGGACTTCACCGGCGGCAACGAACGCCTGCGCGAATGGATTCAGCGCCAGCAGGGCATGCCCATGGCGATCTTCATCGAAGGTGGCCTGGTCACCGCGCAGGACATCGCCAAGGCGCTGCCCGACAGCCAGTTCGCCGAACAGGAAGACGGCGTGTACCTTGCCCGCCTGCCCATCGTGGTGGCCGAGGGCGCGGCGCTGCACGTCGGCAAGGACACCCGCGAGCTGCGCCTGTCGCAGGAGCGCGGTGCGTTTCTGGTCAACGACGGCCTGATGTTCATCACCGACACCCGCGTCACCGCCTGGCGCGAGGCCGACAACGGCCCGGCGACCATGCGCGACGAGGGCAAGGAATTCCGCCCGTTCCTGGTGTCCTGGGGCGGCAGCGAGCTGTATATCGCCAGCAGCGTGCTGACCAGCCTGGGCTACGACAACTCCAAGTCCTACGGCGTGTCGATCACCCAGTACACGCCGAGCATGCACGAGCGCCTCAAGCGCGATGAACCGACCGGCTGGCTGATCGATTCGGAGTTCGTCGATCACTGGTACGGCTTCTACTGCTACGAAGCGCAGAACGTGGTGATCAAGGGCAACACCTACCGCGACAACATCGTCTACGGCATCGACCCGCACGACCGCTCGCACGGGCTGATCATCGCCGAGAACACCGTGTTCGGTACCAAGAAGAAGCACGGCATCATCATCTCGCGCGAGGTCAACGACAGCTGGATCATCAACAACGAGAGCTACGACAACAAGCTCTCCGGCGTGGTCATCGACCGCAGCAGCGAGCGCAACCTGATCGCCTACAACCGCGTGCACGGCAATCATGCCGACGGCATCACCCTGTACGAGAGCGGCGACAATTTGCTGTGGGGCAACCAGGTGATGCGCAACCAGCGCCACGGCATTCGCATCCGCAACAGCGAGAACATCCGCCTGTACGAGAACCTTTCGGCGCTCAACCAGCTGACCGGCATCTACGGCCATATCAGGGATCTGTCGGATACCGATCGCGACCTGGATCTCGACCCCTTCGACGCCAAGATCTCGATGATCATCGTCGGCGGCACCCTGGCCGGCAACGGCTCCAGCCCGATCAACATCGACTCGCCGCTGTCGGTCGAGCTGTACCGCGTGAAGATGCTCGCGCCGCGCAAGAGCAGCGGCATCCAACTCGCCGGCATCCTCGGCGAGAAACAGGACGAAATCCTCGACCTCATGGTGCGCCAGCGCCAGCCCGTGCTGATCGACCCGATCGAGCCCGAGCAGATGACCAACTGA
- the algD gene encoding GDP-mannose 6-dehydrogenase gives MRISIFGLGYVGAVCAGCLSARGHDVIGVDISTHKIDLINNGKSPIVEPGLEELLQQGLRQGRLRGTTDVAAAVLESDVSFICVGTPSKKNGDLELDYIEGVCREIGFALRDKAERHTVVVRSTVLPGTAKNVVLPIIEDCSGKKAGIDFGLAVNPEFLRESTAIQDYDYPPMTVIGELDKASGDLLESIYSELDAPIIRKDIEVAEMIKYTCNVWHAAKVTFANEIGNIAKAVGVDGREVMEVICQDHKLNLSKYYMKPGFAFGGSCLPKDVRALNYRAGSLDVEAPLIGSLMRSNAAQVQKAFDIIANHDTRKVALLGLSFKAGTDDLRESPLVELAEMLIGKGYDLGIYDRNVEYARVHGANKDYIESKIPHVSSLLNSDLEEVVAKADIIILGNRDERFAKLAEQAPSGKRVIDLVGFMPHASNGVAEGICW, from the coding sequence ATGCGAATCAGCATCTTCGGTTTGGGTTATGTAGGCGCTGTTTGTGCCGGTTGTTTGTCGGCACGCGGCCATGACGTGATTGGCGTGGATATCTCCACGCACAAGATCGATCTGATCAACAACGGTAAATCGCCCATCGTCGAGCCGGGTCTGGAAGAGCTGCTGCAACAAGGCCTGCGTCAGGGTCGTCTGCGCGGCACCACTGACGTCGCCGCAGCGGTATTGGAAAGCGACGTGTCGTTCATCTGCGTCGGTACGCCGAGCAAGAAGAACGGCGATCTGGAACTGGATTACATCGAAGGCGTATGCCGTGAAATCGGTTTCGCCCTGCGTGACAAGGCCGAGCGCCACACCGTGGTGGTACGCAGCACCGTACTGCCGGGTACGGCGAAGAATGTGGTACTGCCGATCATCGAAGATTGCTCCGGGAAGAAAGCCGGCATCGACTTCGGCCTGGCGGTGAACCCCGAGTTCCTGCGCGAGAGCACCGCGATCCAGGACTACGACTACCCACCGATGACCGTCATCGGCGAGCTGGACAAGGCCTCCGGTGATCTGCTGGAAAGCATCTACAGCGAGCTGGACGCACCGATCATCCGCAAGGACATCGAAGTCGCCGAGATGATCAAGTACACCTGCAACGTCTGGCACGCCGCCAAGGTCACCTTCGCCAACGAGATCGGCAACATCGCCAAGGCGGTCGGCGTCGATGGTCGCGAGGTGATGGAAGTGATCTGCCAGGATCACAAGCTCAACCTCTCCAAGTACTACATGAAGCCTGGCTTCGCCTTCGGCGGCTCCTGCCTGCCCAAGGACGTGCGCGCCCTGAACTACCGCGCCGGCAGCCTGGACGTCGAAGCACCGCTGATCGGCTCGCTGATGCGCAGCAACGCCGCCCAGGTACAGAAGGCCTTCGACATCATCGCCAACCACGACACCCGCAAGGTCGCCCTGCTCGGCCTGAGCTTCAAGGCCGGCACCGATGATCTGCGCGAAAGCCCACTGGTGGAACTGGCCGAGATGCTGATCGGCAAGGGCTACGACCTGGGTATCTACGACCGCAACGTCGAATACGCCCGCGTGCACGGCGCCAACAAGGACTACATCGAGTCGAAGATCCCGCACGTTTCCTCGCTGCTCAACAGCGACCTGGAAGAGGTGGTAGCCAAGGCCGACATCATCATTCTCGGCAACCGCGACGAACGCTTCGCCAAGCTGGCCGAGCAGGCGCCGAGCGGCAAGCGGGTGATCGACCTGGTCGGTTTCATGCCCCACGCCAGCAACGGCGTGGCCGAAGGCATCTGCTGGTAA